Proteins from one Desulfonema limicola genomic window:
- a CDS encoding oligosaccharide flippase family protein — protein MKFSLNKILKYVSSLPGSPEISHTQLSEIEQKIAQFGAYFTGIIISKIFSVITNIYIGRTLGPNIFGQITMVLLLAGFLNIPMTGGWGVAFVRLGAAEDNEKKQFDILKSVLFISVFFTILFTLLLWISAPVLRELFAVDKTMMTLTILITVTSAWYSLSKLISQGFQDWRNYVFIENAWAFIILGLVIVFFLCSMKTYYHVIWIFAFAYTASSFFSFYYFYNAVRQGCIKKDTVSDVLKRGTLLMSTGLLSMTAFSLDRIIINRFLDSTEVGIYQAHFFATYGVISTLTSIFFNYVFPLLCRSDSEKKDKLINLVFKVSYPFLIIISVSAGGLIMFMFNYRFSPWLFITLSLFNAVQFHVQLKAWILASKSIYSTRLVLGGQIVFFIVNIIVLTAFISSLGILAGGIALLAAALGSLLYFFIKTKRIN, from the coding sequence TTGAAATTTTCCTTAAATAAAATTCTTAAATATGTTTCAAGCCTGCCTGGAAGTCCAGAAATTTCCCATACGCAGTTATCTGAAATAGAGCAGAAGATCGCCCAGTTCGGCGCCTATTTTACCGGCATAATCATATCAAAAATTTTTTCCGTTATAACAAATATTTATATAGGAAGAACCCTGGGACCCAATATTTTTGGGCAGATAACCATGGTTCTCCTGCTTGCCGGTTTTTTAAATATTCCAATGACAGGAGGCTGGGGGGTTGCTTTTGTCCGGCTTGGGGCTGCTGAGGATAATGAAAAAAAGCAGTTTGACATACTCAAATCTGTTTTATTCATTTCAGTATTTTTTACGATTTTATTCACCCTGCTTTTATGGATTTCAGCCCCTGTATTAAGAGAGCTTTTTGCAGTAGATAAAACAATGATGACCCTGACTATTCTTATAACAGTAACATCAGCCTGGTATTCCCTCAGCAAACTGATTTCCCAGGGGTTCCAGGACTGGAGAAATTACGTTTTTATAGAAAACGCCTGGGCTTTTATAATACTGGGGCTGGTTATTGTATTTTTCTTATGCAGCATGAAAACCTATTATCATGTTATATGGATTTTTGCATTTGCCTACACAGCCTCAAGCTTTTTTTCCTTTTATTATTTTTACAATGCTGTCAGGCAGGGATGCATAAAAAAAGATACTGTTTCTGATGTTTTAAAAAGGGGAACCCTGTTAATGTCAACAGGGCTTTTGAGCATGACAGCTTTCAGTTTAGACAGGATTATTATAAACAGGTTTTTAGACAGTACCGAGGTAGGAATATACCAGGCTCATTTTTTTGCAACCTATGGGGTTATTTCCACGCTTACGTCAATTTTTTTCAATTATGTTTTCCCCCTGCTCTGCCGGTCTGATTCTGAAAAAAAAGATAAATTAATTAACCTGGTTTTTAAGGTTTCATATCCTTTTTTGATTATCATATCAGTTTCAGCCGGCGGACTTATTATGTTTATGTTCAACTATAGGTTTTCACCCTGGCTTTTTATAACTCTTTCCCTTTTTAATGCTGTGCAGTTTCATGTGCAGCTTAAAGCCTGGATCCTTGCAAGTAAAAGCATATATTCAACAAGGCTGGTTTTAGGGGGACAGATAGTTTTTTTTATTGTAAATATTATTGTATTAACGGCTTTTATATCTTCCCTGGGTATCCTGGCAGGAGGAATAGCTCTGCTGGCAGCAGCCCTGGGGTCTTTATTATATTTTTTCATAAAAACAAAAAGGATTAACTGA
- a CDS encoding class I SAM-dependent methyltransferase, with protein MHELFKNYYQEIFSSNKSQQCDIKTFNLVCRKIAWNYDRFFKSMSRDAKILDLGCGIGQCLYYLDRQGFKNIKGIDISPSQIEAAGKMLLGINIELVEDSIKYLEDNAEKFDVIVMNDVLEHIPPDQLIPITRAMYAALKKRGTVIVKTINSAYPLGSFLRYIDLTHTTAFHEKSLTHLLAHAGFKNIKCYQEEIGIYNILFLCKKMAVILVRFLLKCLIYFSEADWPNIISLNVIAAGRK; from the coding sequence ATGCATGAATTGTTTAAAAACTATTACCAGGAAATTTTTTCATCAAACAAAAGCCAGCAGTGCGATATTAAGACCTTCAACCTGGTATGCAGAAAGATTGCATGGAATTATGACAGATTCTTCAAATCCATGTCCCGTGACGCCAAAATACTTGATTTAGGGTGCGGCATAGGGCAGTGCCTTTATTACCTGGACAGGCAGGGGTTTAAAAATATCAAGGGAATTGATATTTCCCCGTCTCAAATAGAAGCAGCAGGAAAAATGCTGCTCGGAATTAACATTGAACTTGTTGAAGACAGTATCAAATATCTTGAAGACAATGCTGAAAAATTTGATGTAATTGTTATGAACGATGTTTTAGAGCATATACCGCCTGATCAATTAATCCCCATTACCAGGGCAATGTATGCTGCCTTAAAAAAAAGGGGAACGGTTATTGTAAAAACCATTAATTCTGCATACCCCCTGGGAAGTTTTCTAAGATATATTGATTTGACCCATACCACTGCTTTTCATGAAAAATCCCTGACTCATCTGCTGGCACATGCAGGTTTTAAAAACATAAAATGCTATCAGGAAGAAATAGGAATTTATAACATCCTGTTTCTCTGCAAAAAAATGGCGGTAATCCTGGTCAGGTTTCTGCTGAAATGCCTGATCTATTTTTCAGAAGCAGACTGGCCCAATATTATTTCACTTAATGTTATAGCTGCCGGGAGGAAATAA